In Oncorhynchus masou masou isolate Uvic2021 chromosome 31, UVic_Omas_1.1, whole genome shotgun sequence, the sequence AATTAAACAATTCAGATATTTGGGATTAAGTAGGATGCAAGGGGGGTATTTGTGGTCGATAAGTGAAAAATAATTAATCTTGGTGCTTTGACAAATCCCTGGCTGACATGGCCCATTGCTTAGCCCCTtaaagtatacagtatatgtattttTAATAGGGTAGCTATATTTCCTGGGGGATATTACAAGAAACAGCAAGTAAACACCACAGTAGCACTATGCCACAAGTAGGCCAAGTCAATGATTAAATACCTGCCTTGTTTAAAACCAAAAACACTTCAAGCTCTAGAGGCATCTTTAGCCTTGGAGAGAGGTTCAAATCGTTTTAGGTAAGAATCAGGAGGAGGAAGTCGATACTCAAACATATCCCGTGGACTTTAGAAATAAGGACTGAGAGATGTTGACAAATAGCTAATCAGTCAAAGGGAAGAGTAATTGAACTTCACATGTTGTATCTTTTGGCCAAGATAATAATCCACCACAGAGCTGCACTGACTGATAAGAAGAATCTATCTTTCTCTTATTCCTCTTCAGCTCTTggccttctgtgtgtgtgtgtgtgtgtgtgtgtgtgtgtctctctctctctctcacccagctttctttcgctctcctcctccagtccctaCACAGAGCCTCAGCTGTAGAAGTTGTGGTTGGTCAGGGCAGCTTCTCCAGCTATCCTGAGAGGCTGTCTGGGCTAAAGGCTACTCAAATATCAGATCCTCCCCAGCTCCCAGGACTCGTCCTTACCTCAGCAGCACAGAATGTTCTGAAATCTAAGTTGAATAGCTCTCAACGTTTAAATGTTACACCTCCAGGGGAAATTAGTAGTCAGTCGACAAGAGGAGGAAGATTCCAGGAAACCTTATGATCCACATAGGAATGAAGAGGACAGGTATTGTAAGTAATGCGGTGTACATACAACCCGCAGTATGACTGCCCTAGCTGGCTGGATCAAACAGGGAATATATCACACGTGTCTGTTTATACTATAGTGTGAGATCACACCTCCTCCAACACTGATGAAACCAGAGAGGGAGTGACAGCCATTAGCTAGCTGTCACTTACAATCAATCATccatatggagacacacacacacacacgcatgcactaactacatgcacacacacacacacactaaatgcaAAAAAACATTGTACCAGTAGAATCACACATAGGATACAGCGAAGTCATAGCTTCAGGAGCTGAGAAGTCAACTGTCTCCCTCTGGACCAGAGTCTAATACCAggatgttacacacacacacacacacacacacacacacacacacacacacacacacacacacacacacacacacacacacacacacacacacacacacagccctgtcaTCTAATCTACTGGGTTGCATCTTCCACTCaccatcccattcaccataacgaCCTTCAATAGGACAGCTTGGCCATAACACCTgttttctttccatctctccctccctctctgtctctccatccattcctctctttctctctttcccaccctctttctctacccATCCTGATTTATTTGCCCAGGAGAGAAGATAATGGCTACTTAGAGAAGAAGGGAGGGtggcagaagaggagagaggaggagagattgcATTGGTGACATcatgcctctccctgtctgtcccccagCCCTGTTATAGATGGGTGTTAGGGAGTCGGGACATCATGGTCTGGTACTATAAATAGCTGCTACTGTCCTTGGTGGGACAATATTTTTCTGGATGATAGCTGATGAGAAGTGCCTTTTGACCTCCAccaagaagtgtgtgtgtgtgtgtgtgtgtgtgtgtgtgtgtgtgtgtgtgtgtgtgtgtgtgtgtgtgtgtgtgtgtgtgtgtgtgtgtgtgtgtgtgtgtgtgtgtgtgtgtgtgtgtgtgtgtcagccccTCTGGGATAAACACTGTCTCTCTAAAattacagtcagtcagttaagATGCTACTGATACTGGACCTGAACAAAGGAGAAATGTCACCATCCTTCTTGAAATGCCAGATTTGAAGCCTAAACTCATGTCACCATCCTTCTAGAAATGCCAGATTTGAAGCCTAAACTCATGTCACCATCCTTCTAGAAATGTCAGATATGAAACCTAAACTCATGTCACCAACCTTCTAGAAATGTCAGATATGAAACCTAAACTCATGTCACCATCCTTCTAGAAATGTCAGATATGAAACCTAAACTTATGTCACCATCCTTCTAAAAATGCTAGATTTGAAGCCTATATGACTGATATATTGATATATCTGCTCCTTCATCGTTAAACCAATCCTGACATCAGCCTTGGAGCTGTGGCCACATTCAGACAAACTGCATAACAAATCTGTTCTGTAACTTGTATCCATCATTCCATTATCTAATCAAAGAGTAACTTCAGAAAGTTAGCAAATCCCTCTGCACCTCTAAAAGGTGACAGGCCAGAAATGAGCTGAGCTCTATAGAAGAATAGAAAAGTGACAGTGAAGTGGAGGAGTCTACGATGGAtctacaatcacacacacacagacagacacacagacacacacacacacacacttttaaggGTGGTCTGCCTGCTTAAGCGCTCTGGGACGGTCATGCGTGTCGAGACTGCTAAACCTCTGGGAAATCAGGGGCCGGGAAACCGCCAGCCTCCCGGAAACATCCCGGACCTCTAACACTTCTAACATCTGACATCCTACTGAAATGTGAAGTTGCCAAACCACCTGCCGCATCCAAGCTTCATGTAACCCTgatgagagagacaggacagagagtgGTGAAACGGGCCTCATTTGTTACGGTTTTAgatctcaattctctctctcggctctctctTGCCAACTCTCTCATTGAGCTATAGCTCTGGAAGTGTCCGAGGATGGCTATAATGAGAACAAAACCCTAGATATTATTGATCTATGCCTTCAATTACCTTCCCACGCTCAATTATTTAATAAGgcttctatctctccccctctctctctctctctctctctctctctctagaagttGTTCAAAGAGAAAAGAAGAAGGTTCAACTCCAAACTCGCTCACTCAGATTGATCTAAAGCGGAGTTTTGCAAGACAAAGTATCTACGTGCCAAAGCACTTTAGGTTTGAGGTTCATACTATATTTGGTGAAATAATACACTTAATAAATAGTTCTTTGAAAATGGTTAAGAGTTGCACTGCTGCTGCAGTCTTGTTACATACAATCTGTAGATAATGGAACGGGCAGCACTCCATCGGATAATCTCAGGTAATGAATGTATCGCCCCGCATTTTTGTACAGATATATGTTTGTACTTTGGGAGTGATGTCCATTTCATTCTCCGCAATGCACACAATGTCATGATTTGTAAATCACTCTATTGGGTTTAAGAGTATATCCtacctatcacagccattacatCTCTGTGTTGAATAGGTTAACCAGTCGCTTTAACGATACATGCCCACCACTTCAAAGACCACTAATAACCCCGGTCTCTTCGAATAGCCTCGCATTCTAAACATAGTAGTCATTTCCAATTAAAAGTAGTAGCCGTAACAATCCGTTTCACAAATCCCTTGTCGCAGAGCTactttatggaaatgtgaaaccTTGTTATGCCTGAACACCGGAAATCTCCCCCTGCCTTATCTCCTAATGATAGGACAGAGTGTGAGTCTTCACTGGGCTTGAGCCTCTTGCCTCCCTTCGTCTCAGCCTCGCTGGGGGACTAATCTGTATTCAGTGAAAGATGGAGAGTCAGCCTGTTCACTCTGACTGCAGGTATCTACCAGGTCTAGTCTATGGAAAATCCTCTTTATAAGAGAATATACTGGGCAGGCAGGAACCCTGCAATGCAGTGTACCGTATTAATGCAGGTGCGTAACTTGGTGGGCAGTTTAGATATGTGTCCAGAAGCTGCCAACATTTTGGAGGGTATCGGGTATCACCCTCAATTTGAGCTGAGACTTTGGGTGAGCTTGTTCTCTTCAAAACCTCTAATGTTTATGCAATGCAGTGTGTTGAAAGACAGGAATCTCAACTCAAATCACACCTCAAAGTGTATAATGGGCTGGCTCATGAACACAGTCTTTGTGAACACACTTCATCCCTAACACACAGTTTGAAAGGATGTTATCGCCCTCCTTCAAGCTTTGCTCTGAATaacacaaaatacacacacacacacacacacacacacacacacacacacacacacacacacacacacacacacacacacacacacacacacacacacacacacacacaccacttactTGGCAACCCAGGCGTTATACAGgcagtgagtgagtgcctgcagCAGGGTTCGTGGCATGGGCCTGTTGCAAAGGGGTTTGGTGCCCTCTAGCAGCCGAATGGAGAAACAACAGCTCAACGTTTCCATTCGGTAAAAAATTATAAATGTATAGATAAAAAAAGATTAATGATTATTGCTGCAGACCAATTACTCAGCATTAGCTTTGAACATCCAAGCAGAAGcacatacagtatttatatcaatTGGAGAAATTATGGTCCACTTTTAAACAAACACTTGAATGAAGCCTTCATAAACCCTttagttattttatttaacctttatttaactaggcaagtcagttaagaacaaattcttatttacaatgacggcctacaccggccaaacctggatgacgctgggccaattgtgcgccgccctatgggactcccaatcacggccagttgtgatacagcctggattccaaccagggtgtctgtagtgaagcctcttgcactgagatgaggtccttagaccactgcgccactcgggagccaaacccagatttgtcctttggactgccagatggtgaagcatctTATAAGAACTTTATAGCGGCCATAAACCAGACtgatctcatagactagacgtaacatagtaaagtaaatccgggacactcaaattagtatgatatgttaggtCTTGTATAGCGTGACCGTCTAGCAACCCAAACGTTTCATCTTCGAATCTCAttacaactttagcattttagttaattagcaactttgcaacaaCTTACTACTTttgagctactttgcaactacttagactgttagctaacccttcccctaacccttttagctaaccctccACCTAACTCCTAACATTAACTTCTAACGCATAACCTAGCTCACGTTAGCCTGCTAGCttggaattcataacatatcataggTTTAGGAAATTTGAATCATATTGTACATTTAGCTacttcgtaacatattgtacaaatttGCTAACATGTGTTGCTAAcatgtgtataaaatcaagcacaccgccatgcaatctccatagacaaacattggcaggagaatggcctcactgaagagctcagtgactttcaatgttataccgtcataggatgccacctttgcaacaagtcagtttgccctgtttaactgtaagtgctgttattgtgaagtggaaacatatagaaacaacaacggctcagccgcgaagtggtaggccacacaagctcacagaatgggaccaccgagtACTGAAGTGCGTAGagagtaaaaatcatctgtccatcggttacaacactcactaccaagttccaaactgcttctggaagcgacgtcagcacaataactattcTTTTGGGGCTTCATGAAATGGCCGAGCagacgcacacaagcctaagatcaccatatgcaatgccaagagcctggctggaggggtgtaaagctcgccgccattggactggagcagtggaaatgccttctcttgagtgatgaatcatgcttcaccatctggcaggccgacggactaatctgggtttggcagatgacAGGTGAACGCTACCTGCtggaatgcatagtgccaactgaaaAGTTTAATGAAGGAAGAATAATGATCtgaggttgtttttcatggttcgggctaggcccagtgaagggaaatcttaatgctacagcatacatgacattctagacaattcttgGCTTCTAACTTTGTGCCAACAGTTTGGGGacggtcctttcctgtttcagcatgacaatgccccagtgcacaaagcgaggtccgttgagaaatggtttgtcgagatcggtgtggaagaaattGACTAGTCTGCACAACCCTGACCTCAACTCGATCGAACACCTTTgcaatgaattggaacgctgactgcgagccaggcctaatcacccaatatAAGAGCCCAACCTCACTAACGCACTTGTGGCtgcacagcaatgttccaacatctagtggaaagccttcccagaagagtggaggctgttatagcagcaaaggggaaggggggggggcaactccatattaatgcccatgattttggaatgagatgttcaacgagcaggtgtccacatacctttggtcatgtagtgtatctttctaaatggagtgtctcaaattaagaataatatgaaatgctctgaggcCGCGTTGCATAAATGGCTGTTTCGCTATTGATGGTCGGGAACGGCTCAGGCTGAATAGTTCTGGGTTGATGTGGCCAGAAACTGGTGTCTTTGATGGGTGTCACAGAATACGTTTTGGGAGCAACTGCTCTATCGTTTCTTCTAAATTGGTGCTTGATGGTTCTCTCCAGAGAAATCTAGCCACTGCAGTAGTAGTACAGCTCTCCAGGAGGGTTGGCCAACCTTGCTTTTACCAATTAAGACAAGCAATCGTAGCATTTAAAACATGAGAGTCATATTCAACCCTGGATCAACCCACCCACCAAATACTGCTTGTGTGATGGATAGTCTACAACGTGACTCTATGCTTGTGTTCAACATACAAGATAGCTGCAGGATAGATATTCCTCCCAAAGCCAGCATGGGTTTCTGAGCCAATTCTCAGGTTACAACCAACACAAACACTTGAAGTGTGAAATGACCTGGGGGGTGCGGAGGAATGCTAAAAATCCAGCGCATTTTGTAACACGTCGTATTTGTGtatctgtttgtttgtttcattACTCGCTGTTTTTACCAATGACACTGATCTAACATCAGTTTTGCGTTTCTCTCACAAATGATAAAGGCTATACATTTTGGTGTTCTGTAAAGtggtcccagatctgtgcatAAGAGCAATTTAACCTGAGTGGTATACCAAGGATAGGGGGTGGCCTCTCGTTAACATTGACGTCACAGGAAGGCGGCTCTCTGAGGGCACAGGTGTTCTCCACAGGTGATGGCGAGGAAATGAAAATGGTGCTTCATGAAAAACAAGTTAAACTCTCCACTGAAGTTATTTGACCTCATCACAGCTTAGGCATGGCTCAAAACTGCCTGGGGAACTGTGCGCCGTTGTTTTTCCTAGCCGTCGCTTTTGACGTCGGCGGTTTGACATTGCTTTTAGTTGGTATTTTCGCGGATCTAAAGTTGGACGGTCACTTCTACGGTGATTTCCTCATCTACACGGGTACACTCATCATCTTCCTAAGTCTGGGTTGGTGGATTTTGTGGTACACGGGCAACATAAAGGTTTACTCTGAGGACTTTGAGAAAAGCACCCTGGACAACTTTGCGCACTGGGCGAGAAAGTTTTCGGAGCGGCTCTCGAAGAGCGGGATAAAAACTCTAGAAGCCGGGGAGAAGTGCATGGTGAATAGGAAGGAATCGGTCAACAGAACAGTGCCTGTTCACGCTCCATCACGAATTACGTGGGAACACAGCATCAGCGGACACGACAATGGAGGATACGACCGAAGTTTTGACAACCCGCCGAGGGAGAAAACGGTCGAGTTGGGGATTCTGAAGAACTCTGAGGTGTTATTGCAAAGCATCGTGGATAGCAAAGCGGAGAGGCTTCTCTGACGGAGCTGGTAGGTGTTTCTCAAAAGCAATAACAGGTCATTTACAAGTGGCTCTAATTAGGTGAACATCCACTATAATGTTTGGCCTCATTCTATTGTTAGATCAGATTGTCCCACCCTGCTCCATTTCCTCAACCTATATTCTCCTCCACG encodes:
- the LOC135523755 gene encoding transmembrane protein 238-like; this translates as MAQNCLGNCAPLFFLAVAFDVGGLTLLLVGIFADLKLDGHFYGDFLIYTGTLIIFLSLGWWILWYTGNIKVYSEDFEKSTLDNFAHWARKFSERLSKSGIKTLEAGEKCMVNRKESVNRTVPVHAPSRITWEHSISGHDNGGYDRSFDNPPREKTVELGILKNSEVLLQSIVDSKAERLL